The nucleotide window ACATCGCGGTCGTGCGCATCCTCGGTGGCTACCGCAGCTGGCAGCGCGGCATCGACGCCGTCGTCGACAGCGGTGTGCCGACCATCGTGCTGTCGGGTGAACAGACCCCCGACGCCGAACTGATGCGGCACTCCACCGTGCCCGCCGGGGTCGCGGTGCAGGCGCACATCTATCTGGCCCAGGGCGGCACGGCGAACCTGCGCGGGCTGCACGCCTTCCTGTCCGACACCCTGCTGATGACGGGGTTCGGCTTCGAACCACCGGTCACCATCCCGACCTGGGGCGTGCTCGAACGGCCACAGAAGGCCTCCGGTGCAGCAACATGCTCTTCAAGCGAGCGCTCGCCGACCGTGGCGGTGCTGTACTACCGAGCGCAGCACCTGGCCGGCAACACGGGATACGTCGAGGCGCTGTGCGACGCCATCGACGCCGCGGGTGGCACGGCGCTGCCGGTCTACTGCGCCTCCCTGCGCACGGCCGAACCCGAACTGCTGCAGCTGCTCGGCACCGCCGACGCCCTCGTCACCACGGTGCTGGCCGCCGGCGGGGCCACGCCCGCGGCGGCGGCAGCGGGCGGATCCGACGACAGCTGGAACGTCGCTCACCTTGCCGCCCTTGACATCCCGATCCTGCAGGGGCTGTGCCTGACCAGTTCCCGGTCGCGCTGGTCGGACAACGACGACGGCCTGGCCCCGCTGGATGTCGCGACCCAGGTGGCGGTGCCGGAATTCGACGGCCGCATCATCACCGTCCCGTTCTCCTTCAAGGAGATCGACGACGAGGGCCTGATCACCTACGCCGCCGATCCGGAACGCTGTGCGCGCGTCGCCGGCCTGGCGGTCCGGCATGCCCGGCTGCGTCATATCGCGCCCGCCGACAAGCGGGTGGCGCTGGTGTTCTCGGCGTACCCCACCAAACACGCCCGCATCGGCAATGCCGTCGGGCTGGACACCCCGGCCAGCGCCGTGGCCCTGCTGCGCGCCATGCGCGAGAAGGGCTACGACATCGGCGACATCCCCGGGGTGGATGCCCGCGATGGCGACGCGCTGGTGCACGCACTCATCGAACGCGGGGGACAGGACCCCGACTGGTTGACCCCGGAGGCGCTGGAGGCCAACCCGATTCGGGTCTCCGCCGCCGACTATGCGAACTGGTTCGCGACGCTGCCCCACGACTTCGCCGACGCGATCGTGCGGCACTGGGGCCCGCCGCCGGGTGAACTCTTCGTCGACCGCAGCCGCGATCCCGAGGGCGAGATCGTCATCGCCGCCATGCAATCGGGTAACACCGTGCTGCTCGTGCAACCGCCCCGCGGGTTCGGCGAAAACCCGGTGGCCATCTACCACGACCCGGACCTGCCGCCCAGCCACCACTACCTGGCGGCCTACCGCTGGATCGACACGCAGTTCGGTGCCGACGCCGTGGTGCACCTGGGCAAGCACGGCAACCTGGAGTGGTTGCCCGGCAAGACGCTCGGCCTGTCCGCCGGTTGCGGTCCCGATGCCGCCCTGGGCGACCTTCCGCTGATCTACCCGTTCCTGGTCAACGATCCGGGGGAGGGCACGCAGGCCAAACGGCGCGCGCACGCCACCCTGGTCGACCACCTCATCCCGCCGATGGCGCGCGCCGAGACCTACGGCGATATCGCCCGGCTGGAACAGCTGCTGGACGAACACTCCACCGTGTCCGCACTGGACCCGGCGAAACTGCCGGCCATCCGCCAGCAGATCTGGACGCTGATGCGCGCGGCGAAGATGGATCACGATCTGGGCCTGGAGGACCGCCCGGACGAGGATTCCTTCGACGACATGCTGCTGCACGTCGACGGCTGGCTGTGCGAGATCAAGGATGTGCAGATCCGCGACGGCCTGCACATCCTGGGCCAGGCACCCACCGGCGAGGCCGAACTCGACCTGGTGCTGGCCGTCCTGCGGGCCCGCCAGCTGTTCGGCGGCGAGCAGACCGTGCCGGGCCTGCGCCAGGCGCTGGGGCTGGCCGAGGACGGCAGCGAGGCGCTGGCCCGCGTGGACGCGGTCGAGGCCACCGCCCGTGAACTGGTCGCCGCCCTGCAGGCCGGCGGCTGGGACAGCGCCGCCGTCGACGGGCTGACCGACGACCCGGTCGTCGCCGACATCCTGCGGTTCGCCGCCGACCAGGTGGTGCCCCGGCTGCGCGGCACCGCCGGCGAGATCGACGCGGTGCTGCGGGCGCTGGACGGGCACTACATCCCGGCCGGCCCGTCGGGCTCGCCGTTGCGCGGCTTGGTCAACGTGCTGCCCACCGGGCGCAACTTCTACTCGGTGGATCCCAAGGCCGTGCCGTCCCGGCTGGCCTGGGAAACCGGTGTGGCGATGGCCGATTCGCTGCTGGAGCGGTACCGCACCGACTACGGCCGCTGGCCGGCGTCGGTCGGGCTGTCGGTGTGGGGCACCTCCGCGATGCGGACCTCCGGTGACGATATCGCCGAAGTGCTTGCCCTGCTCGGGGTCCGGCCGGTGTGGGATGACGCGTCGCGCCGGGTGGTGAGCCTGGAACCGATCTCGCTGGCCGAACTGGGCCGGCCACGCATCGACGTGACCGTGCGCATCTCCGGCTTCTTCCGGGACGCCTTCCCCCATGTGGTCACCATGCTCGACGACGCGGTCCGGCTGGTCGCCGGCCTGGACGAGGCGCCCGAGGACAACTACGTGCGGGCGCACAGCCAGGCCGACCTCGCCGAACACCGCGACGAACGACGGTCCACCACAAGGATCTTCGGCTCGAAACCGGGTACCTACGGGGCCGGCCTGCTGCAGCTGATCGACAGCCGCAACTGGCGTGACGACAACGACCTGGCCCAGGTGTACACCGCCTGGGGCGGATTCGCCTACGGTCGCGACCTGGACGGTGCCCCGGCGGCCGACGACATGAACAAGGCGTATCGCCGGATCGCGGTGGCGGCCAAGAACACCGACACCCGCGAGCACGACATCGCCGACTCCGACGACTACTTCCAGTACCACGGCGGCATGATCGCCACCGTGCGCGCGCTCACGGGTGCGGACCCGGCCGCCTACATCGGCGACAACACCCGCCCCGACGCGGTGCGCACCCGCACCCTGAGCGAGGAGACCACCCGGGTGTTCCGGGCCCGCGTGGTCAACCCCCGCTGGATCAACGCCATGCGCCGGCACGGCTACAAGGGCGCCTTCGAGATGGCTGCCACCGTCGACTACCTGTTCGGTTACGACGCCACCGCGCATGTCATGTCCGACTGGATGTACGAACAACTCTCGGCCTCCTACGTCCTGGACCCGGAGAACCGCAAGTTCATGACGGAGTCCAATCCGTGGGCGCTGCACGGGATGGCCGAACGGTTGCTCGAGGCGGCCGGCCGGGGGATGTGGTCCCAGCCGGAGCCCGACACCCTGGACGGGTTGCGACAGGTGCTGCTGGAGACCGAAGGCGATCTGGAAGGCTAGATTCACACCATGGCTCTCACGTTCGCCGATGTCGCCAAGGCCGAGTACATCCTGCTGACCACGTTCACGAAGGACGGCAGGCCCAAGCCGACCGCCATCTGGGCGGCCCCGGACGGGGACCGGCTGCTGGTCATCACCCAGGCAAAGTCCTGGAAGGTCAAGCGGATCCGCAACACCCCGCGGGTCACCGTCGCGGTCTGCGACCGGCGCGGCAATCCCAAGAGCGAAGCCGTGGAGGCCACCGCCGCCATCCTGGCCCAGTCCGAGGTGGGCCGCGTGTACGACGCCATCGGCGCGCGCTACGGCCTGCTGGGCAAGACCTTCAACCTGTTCTCCAAGCTGCGCGGCGGGATGAAGAACAACGTCGGTCTGGAGCTCCGTGCAGCCGTCTAGACCCGCCACGGCCCGGCAGACCGATATCGGCCGACTGCTGCTGACCTGTCCGGACCGGTCCGGCATCGTCGCGGCGGTCTCGACGTTCCTGACCCGCGCCGGCGCGAACATCATCTCGCTGGACCAGCATTCCACCGAGCCCGAGGGCGGAACGTTCCTGCAGCGCACCGTCTTTCACCTGCCCGGGCTGACCGCGGCGGCACTGGAGCTGGAGCGCGAATTCGCCGCGCTGGCAGCCGAGTTCGACATCGACTACCGGTTCACCGAGGCGGCCAAACCCAAGCGGGTGGCCATCATGGCCTCGACCGCCGACCATTGCCTGCTCGACCTGTTGTGGCGCAACCGCCGCGGCGAACTGGACATGACGGTGGTAATGGTGATCGCCAACCACCCCGAACTGGCCGAACAGGTGCGCTCCTTCAACGTGCCGTTCGTCTACATCCCGGCCACCCGCGACACCCGGGCCGAGGCCGAACAACGGCAACTGGAACTGCTCACCGGCAATGTCGACCTGGTGGTGCTGGCGCGCTACATGCAGATCGTCACCCCGGAGTTCCTGGACGCGATCGGCTGCCCGCTGATCAACATCCACCACTCGTTCCTGCCGGCGTTCATCGGGGCGAACACCTACCGGCGCGCCAGGGAACGCGGCGTCAAACTGATCGGGGCGACCGCCCATTACGTCACCGCCGATCTGGACGAGGGTCCCATCATCGAGCAGGACGTGGTGCGGGTGGACCACACGCACACCGTCGAAGACCTGGTGCGCCTCGGCGCCGACGTCGAACGGGCCGTGCTGTCCCGCGCGGTGCTGTGGCACTGCCAGGACCGCATCCTGCGCCACGACAACGAGACCGTCATCTTCTGACCCATACCGATCCCGCACGGAGGTGGACAGATCCATGGCCCCGACATTCGACGACGTCTACCGCGAGAAGTACCTGCTGCTGACCACGTTCACGAAGGACGGCCGGCCCAAACCCACTCCCGTCTGGGGCGTGCCGCACGAGGGCAAACTGCTCATCGCCACCGACGACGGTTCCTGGAAAACCAAGCGGATCAACAACACCCCGCGGGTGACCATCCAGAAATGTGGTGCGCTGGGAAAGGTCCAAGGCGAACCCGTGGAGGCGATTGCCCGCAACCTACCCAAGTCCGAGACCCGGCGGGTCTTCGACATGGTGACCAGACGGTACTGGTGGCACGCCTGGTGGTGGATCCCGCAGGCGATGCTGCGCGGTGGCATCGACAAGGTGCATGCCGCCATCGAGGTCCGGTCCCTCGACTCCGCCCCCGAAGCCCCCTAGAGACCCAGGAACCCGATCGCCGCCCCACTCGTTGACCCGGTATGGCATCGCGACTGTTCCTCGTCTACGTCCTCGTCGAACTGGCGGTCGTCGTGGGCCTGATCTCGACCATCGGGTTCGGCTGGACGGTGCTGGCACTGCTGGCCGCGTTCGGCATCGGGCTGGCGCTGGCCGGGGCCCAGTTGACCCGTCAGCTGGCACGCCTGCGGGGCGCCGTGAACAGCCGCAGCGGTGATCCGTCGCTGGCCACCGACAGCCTGCTCGTCGCGCTGGGTACGGTGCTGGTCGTCATCCCGGGTCTGGCCAGCTCCGTCGTCGGTGCGCTCCTGCTGCTCCCGCCGACCCGGGTGGCGGCCCGGCCGCTGGCCACCCGCTTGGTCAACCGGCAGCTGAACCGTGCCGTCCCCGTCATGGTGTTCAGCAGCACCACGACCACCACCCGCGGTCGCGGTGACTACGTCGACGGCGAGGTCATCGACGTGGTGGACGAGGTGGTCACCCCGGCGCCGCTGCCGCCCCGGCAGGACTGAGCGCCGACTACTGTTTGTCCCTCGTGACCACACTTCTGCTCAACGGGCGTGTGTACAGCCCGGCCGCCCCCGATGCCACGGCCATGGCCGTGCGCGACGGGCTGGTGGTGTGGCTCGGCTCCGACGACGCCGCCCGTAGCGAATTTCCGCACGCCGACACCGTGGATTTGGACGGCGCCTTCGTCGCACCGGCATTCGTCGACAGCCACGTCCACGTGACGGCCACCGGGCTGGCCCTGACCGGTCTGGACCTGCGCGCCGCGCGCTCGCGCGAGCACTGCCTGCGGCTGGTCGCCGACCACGCCGCGACCCATCCGGACGGCATCGTCTGGGGACATGGCTGGGACGAGACCGGCTGGCCCGAGTCGGAGCCGCCGACCACGGCCGATCTCGACGCCGTCCTGGGTCGGCGGCCCGCCTACCTGAGCCGGGTCGACGTGCACTCCGCGATCGCCTCGACCGGCTTGCGCGGCACCGTGGGTGACCTGGCGGCCGCAGCCGGTTTCGATCCGCAGCGGCCACTGACCGCCGATGCCCACCACGCCGTGCGGGCGGCCGCCCGTGACCTCCTGACAACGACGCAGCGCCGGGCTGCGCAACACGCGGCCCTGGATGCCGCGGCCGCCCTCGGGATCGTCGCCGTACACGAATGCGCCGGACCCGATATCGGCGGGCTGGACGACTGGCAGGCGCTGCGCGCCTTGGACCACGGCGTCGACATCGTCGGCTATTGGGGCCAGGCCGTGCGGTCGGTGGAGGAGGCACGCGACCTCGTCGAGCGCACCGGCGCCAGCGGGCTGGCCGGTGACCTGTTCGTCGACGGCGCGCTCGGCTCGCGGACCGCGTGGCTGCACGAGCCCTACGCCGACGCCCCGCACACCTGCGGCAACACCTATTTGGACGCCGAGGCGGTGACCGCGCACCTGCTGGCCTGCACCGAGGCCGGGATCACCGCAGGGTTCCACGTCATCGGGGACGCTGCCGTCGCGACGGTCACCGATGCGCTGCAGGCGGTGGCCGAGCGGTTCGGCGGGCCGGCGGTGGCCCGCTGCGGGCACCGGCTGGAGCACCTGGAGATGGTCGAGCCCGACCAGGCCGAACGGCTCGGCGGCTGGGGCGTCATCGCGAGCATGCAACCCAACTTCGACCACCTGTGGGGCGGGACGACGGGCATGTATGCGCAGCGTCTCGGGGTTGACCGAGCCGGCAAACTCAACCCCTTCGCGCTGTTAGCATCCCAAGGCGTGCCGCTCGCCTTCGGATCCGACAGCCCGGTAACCGGGCTGGACCCGTGGCAATCCGTGCGGGCAGCGTCGGAACATCGGACCCCGGGCAGCGCGGTGTCGGCGCGCGCGGCGTTCGCCGCCGCAACGCGGGGCGCCTGGCGGGCCGCAGGCGTGCGCGATGGGGTGACCGGCACGTTGGTCCCCGGCGCGCCCGCCTCCTACGCGATCTGGGACGCCGGTGACCTCGAGGTCAGTGCCCCGGCGACCGAGGCCGTCCAGCGCTGGTCCACCGACCCCCGATCCCGGGTGCCTGCGCTACCCCGGCTGACACCGGACCGGTCGCCACGCTGCCTGCGCACCGTCCACCGCGGCGTGGTGCTGTATGGCTGACGCCGAACCTGATACCGACACCGGACCCGAAACGGACACCGCGCCGGAAACCACGACCGAGCCGGAGCCCGCCGGGCCCGGTCGGCTGGCCCGGTTCGGCGACCGGCTCCGCCGGGCGCTGCTGCCCCGGCTGACGCGCCTGCTGGTGTCGGTGCTCGCCGGCGCGCTGATGTGCGTCAGCTTCCCGCCGTGGGGATGGTGGTACTGCGCGTTCCCGGCCCTGGCGGCCTTGGGGTGGGTGCTGACCCGCACGCAAACCACCCGGGCCGGTGGATTCGGCTACGGCCTGGTGTTCGGGTTGGCCTTCTACGTGCCGCTGCTGCCGTGGATCGGCAGCCTTGTCGGCACCCTGCCCTGGCTGGCCCTGGCTTTGCTGCAAGCGCTCTTCCCGGCGCTGTTCGGACTGCTGGCCGTGCTGGTCCGGGGACTGCCCGGCTGGCCGGTCTGGTTCGCCGCCGAGTGGGCGGTCGGTGAGTGGCTCAAATCGGTGGTGCCGTTCGGGGGCTTCCCCTGGGGTGTCGTCGGCTTCAGCCAAGCCGGAGGCCCGCTGCTCCCGCTGGCCCAGATCGGCGGCGCCCCGCTGGTGTCGGTAGCCGTGGCGCTGGTCGGCTTCAGCCTGACCGCGATCGGCTTGGAGATCGTGCTGTGGTGGCGGCACGGTCACCCCGATCACGCCGCCGCCACGACCGACGCCGCGCGACCCGAAGTCGTCTTGCCCGGGGTGTGCATCTGCGTGGTGCTGCTGGGCACCGCGCTGGTGTGGCCGGCGGTGCGCCAGGCCGGGGCCGGGGCCGGCGCCCAACCCTCGATCACCGTGGCCGCGGTGCAGGGCAACGTGCCGCGGCTGGGACTGGATTTCAACGCGCAGCGTCGCGCGGTGCTGGACAACCACGTCGCCGAGACACTGCGGCTGGCGGCCGACGTCCAGGCCGGTCGCGCCCCGCAGCCCATGGTGGTGATCTGGCCGGAAAACTCCTCGGATATCGACCCGTTGATCAACGCCGATGCGGGTGCCGAAATCGCCCAGGCCGCGCGCGCCGTGCACGCACCGATCCTGGTCGGCACCGTACTGCGGGCACCCGGCTACACGCCGAAGAATCCGGCGGCGACGAACACCGTGATGGTCTGGGATGACGTGACCGGCCCCGGTCAACGGCATGACAAGAAGATCGTGCAGCCGTTCGGTGAGTACCTGCCGTGGCGCAGCTTCTTCCGGCACATCTCGTCCTACGCCGACCGCGCCGGGTTCTTCGTGCCCGGGACGGGAGACGGCGTGGTGCAGGCGGCCGGTGTTCCGATCGGCGTCACCACCTGCTGGGAGGTCATCTTCGACCGGGCCGCGCGCGAGGCTGTGCTCAACGGCGCGCAACTGCTCACCGTGCCCACCAACAACGCCACCTTCGACGAGGCGATGAGCGCCCAGCAGCTGGCGTTCGCGCGGCTCCGCGCCGTCGAGCACGATCGCTACGTCGTGGTGGCGGGCACCACCGGCATCAGTGCCGTGATCGCCCCGGACGGCCGCGAGCTGGCCCGGACGAAGTTCTTCGAACCGGCCTATCTGGATGCCTCCGTGCGGCTGAAATCAGGTCTGACCGTCGCCACCGTGTGGGGCCCGGCCATCCAGATCGGGCTGATCGTGATCGGCGTTGCCGCTGTGATTGCGGCCATGCTGCACAATGGGGGCTTCTTCGTGCGACGGCACGAGGGGAGCTTCGTGCGAAGGCGCCGGACGGCCGCCTCCGCCGGCTTGGATTTGCAGCCCGACGCGGGCAGAGCAGGACAGCCCGACGCGGGCAGTGCAGAAAAGCCCGACGCGGGCAGTGCGGAAGAGCCCGACGCGGGCAGTGAGGACAAGGGAAGCACATGACCACTCCTGGGACAGGAGCGGACCGCCCGGACGTTCCGGCGTCGCCGAGCCGGCGCACGCTGGTGATCATCCCGACGTACAACGAGCGGGAGAACCTCCCGCTGATCGTGCGCCGCGTACACGCCGCCCGGCCCGACGTCCATGTGCTGGTGGTCGACGACGGAAGCCCCGACGGCACCGGCCAGCTCGCCGATGAACTCGCCCTGGCCGACCCCGACCGGGTGCACGTGATGCACCGGATCAGCAAGGACGGACTCGGTGCGGCTTACCTCGCCGGGTTCGCCTGGGGTCTGGGCCGGGAGTACTCCGTGCTGGTGGAGATGGATGCCGACGGCAGCCACGCCCCCGAGGAGCTCAGCCGTCTGCTCGAAGCGGTCGACGCCGGCGCCGATCTGGTGATCGGGTCGCGGTACGTGCCGGGCGGGACGGTGCGCAACTGGCCGTGGCGCCGGCTGGCGCTGTCCCGGACCGCCAACACCTATTCACGGGTGCTGCTCGGCGTGGACATCAACGACATCACCGCCGGCTACCGCGCCTACCGCCGCGAGGTCCTGGAGAAGATCGATCTCGGCGCGGTGGAGTCGAAGGGGTACTGCTTCCAGATCGACCTGACCTGGCGCGCGATCAACGCCGGATTCACCGTCGTCGAGGTGCCCATCACGTTCACCGAACGGGAACTGGGCGTATCGAAGATGAGCGGATCGAACATCCGCGAAGCGATGTCGAAGGTCGCCGAATGGGGTATCCGGGGCCGGCTGGACCGCGCCCGCGGCATCACGCACTGAGAACCGGGGTGGTTGTGCCCGCCCCAGTTCGGGACGGGCACATCACGCCCCGAGTCAGGACCCGCGGCGGCGGGTCTTGATGATCTCCAGGCGCTCCTTGAGCAATTCGTCGAGTTCCTCGACCGAGCGGCGCTCCAGCAGCATGTCCCAGTGCGTCCGGGGCGGCTTCACCTTCTTGGGCTCCGGCACGTCCCCCTCGATGAGGGTCCCTTCCAGGCCGTTACGGCACAGCCAGGTGCCGGGGATCTCGGCATCGTCGGCGAACGGAACATCGAATTCCTCGCCGTTCTCGGTGCGGTAACGCGCGACCTGACGGGGCGCCAGATCGTGGTTACGATCGGTCTCGTAGCTCACTGCTCCGAGGCGACTGCCTCGCAGGACACGGTCGGCCATCGTCCACACTCCTCTTACCGGCTGAATTTCGTCCGGAGTTTCAACGCGGATGCTGCCCGCGAAGTTCCCGACTCGACCTACCAGGATACCGCCTGCCCCGCGCCGCTACCGGGGACGCCGGCCGCGCAGGTCTACAGTCGTGTTTCGTGACCGCAGCCGTGCCCTCCCCGCCGCGTCGCCGGACCCGCCCGCAGCCCTGCCGCTGGTGCGGCCGGGAGGTTGCCGACGCCGGCATGGGGCGGCGTCGGCAGTATTGCAGGCAGTCCTGCCGGCAGCGCGCCTACGAACAGCGCGCACAGGTCAAGGGCACGTCGCTGGCGCCCGACGCGGTGGTGCTGACGGCCGACGAGGCCGCCGATCTGGCCGATCGGGTGTATCAGGTGCGCTGCGCTGCCGAGGACATCGCGACCGCCGTCGCGGAGGGAGCCCAGGGTTCCGAACTCCGCGCCCTGTGTGACGTCCTGGTCGAGGCCGCCAAGGCCGCCGACGGTTGGCGCTGACACAGGCTTTTCACAGCTACGATGACGCGGTGCCCAGCACCGCGCCCGACGGCCCCTCCGGTGTGTGGCGTTTCGACGACTTCGTGCTCGACACCCAGCGCTACGAACTGCGCCACGAGGGGTCGGTCATCCGGGTCGAACCGCAGGTGTTCGACGTACTGACCCAGCTGGTCAGCCATCACGACCGGTTCGTCACCAAGGAAGAACTGTTCGACACGGTGTGGGGTGGCCGGTTCGTCGGCGAGGCCGCCCTGACCAGCCGGATCAAGGCCGCCCGGCGCGCTCTCGGCGACGACGGCGAATCCCAGCGGTACATCCGCACCGTCCGCGGCCGTGGGTACCAGTTCGTCGGCACGCTGACCACCACCCAGCCCGCCGCGACGCCGCCGCCTCGCCAGCACATCGCGTTCTGCCGGGCCGCCGACGGTGTACGCCTGGCCTACGCGGTCGCCGGTGCCGGGCCACCGCTGGTGCGCGCCGCCAACTGGATGACCCATCTGGGCTACGACATCGAAAGTCCGGTGTGGCGGCACTGGGTTCGCGACCTCGCGGCCGGGCGCACCTTCATCCGCTACGACGAGCGCGGCTGCGGTCTCTCGGACTGGGAGGCGGTGGACTTCACCTTCGACGATTGGGTCACGGACCTGGAGACGGTGGTCGAAGCGCTTGGGCTCGAACGTTTCCCGTTACTCGGTGTGTCGCAGGGTGGGGCGGTGGCGGTGGCCTACGCCGCCCGGCACCCGGACCGGGTCAGCCACCTGATCCTGTGCGGCTCGTACGCCCGCGGCCGGGCGATCCGCGCCATCAACGATGACGAAAGGCGCGCTGCGGCACTGGATCTGGATCTGGCCCGGGTGGGCTGGGGGCGCGACGACCCGGCTTTTCGGCAGGTTTTCGCCGCCCAATTCCTGCCCGACGGAACCCGCGCCGACTGGGAGGCGTTCGATCATCTGCAGCGCCGCACCACCTCACCGGAGAACGCGGTGCGCTTCCTCGACGAGTTCGGTCGCATCGACGTGCGTGACCTGGCCCGCGACGTGGCATGTCCCGCTCTGGTCATGCATTCCGCCGACGATCACCGCGTTCCCATCCGCTACGGCGAGGAGTTGGCCGCCCTGATCCCGAACTCACAACTGGTGGCGTTGCCGAGCAACAACCACCTGCTCACCGAGGGCGAACCGGCATGGCAGACGTTCCTGTCCGAGCTGTCCGCATTCCTGGCGTCCTGAAGTAGCGGAGCAGGTATTTCTCCACGCAATCTCCACAGATTTTCCATGTGCCGACGTGCGCCGGCGACCATGCTGATCGCATGAAAAAGTTCACCCGCATCCTTCTCGCCGGCGCCGCCGCGATGCTCGCCCTGGGCACCGTGGCCTGCTCCGGTGGCACGTCCCCGGAAGCCGGGTCCACCTCGGCCACCGCGGCAACATCGCCCAGTGCCACGTCTGTACCGCAGCCTTTTCCCCAGTCGGCCCGCTACATGGCCGACACCGAGAAGGACGGTAAGAAGATGGCGATCGGCATCTCCGTCGACGGCGACTCCGTGACCGCCTATGCCTGCAACGGCGTCGACGACGAGGCCTGGTTCTTCGGCAATCAGACCGCCGGCAACATCGACATCACGTCCAAATTCCGTGACACCCTCGACGCGTCGTTCACCGGCTCCGATGTCACGGGCTCGCTGACCATGAACGGCATCACCTACGACTTCACCGCCGCACCCGTCTCCGCACCGGCCGGCATGTACACCGCCGCGCTCGACGGGGTCCGCGCGTCGTGGATCGTGCGGCCCGACGGATCGGTGACCGGCGTGCAGTTCAACGGCGGCATCACCGGCCGCGATTTCGAGCAGGCCGAACTGCAACAGCTCAACGCCGCCCAGTTCCAGGCCCAGGTCCGCAACAAGCGCAAGCTGCAGCAGGCCGACCAGACCGTGAAATTGGCCAACAACACACTGAGCTCGCGGATCAACGGACGCGAAGTGACCGGACAACTCGTCACCGGCACCACCCGGTTCGGCTGACCGCACGCGACGCGAGGGCCCCGGCAACCGCGATGCCGGGGCCCTGTCGTTTTCTTCGCGGCGACGCGAATGCTGTTGCCGCCGTGGCCACGCGCGTAGGTTGGCGGGCCGAGCCTGTGAGGAGTCGCGTTGTCCGCCGAGTTTTTCTGGTTCCTGCCCACCAGCGGCGACAGCCGGTCCATCGTCGGGTCGTCGCACGCCTCCGCGCAGCAGCATGTGCCGCCCGGTTTCCGCGAACCGAGCCGCGGCTACCTCGCCGAGGTGGCCAGGGCCGCCGACCGCCTGGGCTATGCCGGAGTGCTCACGCCGACCGGAACCTGGTGTGAAGACGCCTGGTTGACCACCGCGGCGCTGCTGTCGGAGACGGAGCGGCTGAAATTCCTGGTGGCATTTCGGCCCGGCCTGGTGCCACCCACGCTGGCGGCACAGCAGGCCGCCACCTTGCAGCGGTTCTCCGGCGGCCGCGTGCTGCTGAACATCGTCAGCGGCGGTGACGACACCGAGCAGCGCCGGTTCGGCGACTGGCTGGACCATGATGCCCGCTACGCCCGCACCGGTGAATTCCTGCGTCTGGTCAAAGCGATCTGGGCGCAGGAATCGGTCGACTTCGACGGCGAGCACTACCGGGTGCGCGACGCCCGGGTCTCGGCCCCGCCGGACCCGTGGCCGCAGATCTACTTCGGCGGTTCCTCACCGGCCGCGCTGCCCATCGCCGCCCAGCACGTCGACGTGTACCTGACCTGGGGTGAGCCACCGGCGGACGCGGCCGCCAAGATCGCCACGGTGCGGGCACTGGCGCAGGCCCGCGGCCGTGAGATTCGTTTCGGTATCCGGTTGCACACCATCAGCCGGGACACCTCGGCCGCGGCGTGGGCGGTGGCCGAGCAGCTGTTGGCCGGTCTTTCACCGGAGCAGATAGCGAAAGCGACTGCCTTACACCAGAATTCGGAATCGGAAGGGCAGCGCAGGATGACGGCGCTGCACGGCGGCCGGGTGGACGGCCTGGAGATCTATCCGAACCTGTGG belongs to Mycolicibacterium cosmeticum and includes:
- a CDS encoding LLM class flavin-dependent oxidoreductase, coding for MSAEFFWFLPTSGDSRSIVGSSHASAQQHVPPGFREPSRGYLAEVARAADRLGYAGVLTPTGTWCEDAWLTTAALLSETERLKFLVAFRPGLVPPTLAAQQAATLQRFSGGRVLLNIVSGGDDTEQRRFGDWLDHDARYARTGEFLRLVKAIWAQESVDFDGEHYRVRDARVSAPPDPWPQIYFGGSSPAALPIAAQHVDVYLTWGEPPADAAAKIATVRALAQARGREIRFGIRLHTISRDTSAAAWAVAEQLLAGLSPEQIAKATALHQNSESEGQRRMTALHGGRVDGLEIYPNLWAGVGLVRSGAGTALVGSHEEVAALIDEYHSLGFDEFILSGYPHLEEAYWFAEGVLPLLKAKGIAG